In Methanothrix sp., a genomic segment contains:
- the trpD gene encoding anthranilate phosphoribosyltransferase, producing the protein MSKDGRKGFSEERLRHFGRRVDALIKGQSLSREEAFDLFTQILKAEQPDLQQGAFLAAITAKGATAEEIAGIWEAVYEMDTLKVSPNVQGLLAENCGTGMDSIKTFNISTAASIVAAAEGISMAKHGSRAVTSRCGTVDILEVLGVDVDCEVGLVKRSIEVAGIGIFNGTSKRVHPSALSRILSQIRFGTILNVAASLANPALPTYGVRGVYSREMILPVARAMREIGYKRAFVVHGRSSDGLRGMDEISTLGRTDVAELDGDGRIREYALNACELGLKRGDESALLNLGDVEEEAVRLLQLLSGLDREDRREIVCLNAAPLLCIAGRSDELREGVERAGDIIDSGRAVKKLIDWVREQNSDPGEKLERLERMLELAYA; encoded by the coding sequence ATGTCGAAGGATGGAAGGAAGGGATTCTCAGAGGAGAGGCTGAGGCATTTTGGGAGGAGGGTTGATGCTCTGATCAAGGGCCAGAGCCTCAGCAGAGAAGAGGCCTTTGATCTATTCACTCAGATCCTGAAAGCTGAGCAGCCGGATCTGCAGCAAGGGGCATTTCTGGCGGCCATCACCGCCAAGGGGGCCACAGCAGAGGAGATCGCCGGCATTTGGGAGGCGGTCTATGAGATGGATACATTGAAGGTCAGTCCAAACGTCCAGGGGCTGCTGGCGGAGAACTGCGGCACAGGCATGGACTCGATCAAGACCTTCAACATCAGCACAGCGGCCTCGATTGTGGCTGCAGCAGAGGGCATCAGCATGGCCAAGCACGGCAGCCGGGCGGTAACATCGCGCTGCGGGACAGTGGATATACTGGAGGTGCTGGGAGTCGATGTGGACTGCGAGGTCGGCCTGGTCAAAAGAAGCATCGAGGTTGCAGGCATTGGCATCTTCAACGGCACCAGCAAAAGGGTACACCCCTCCGCCCTCTCCAGGATCCTCTCCCAGATCCGTTTCGGGACGATCCTCAATGTGGCAGCCTCACTGGCCAACCCCGCTCTGCCCACTTACGGCGTCCGCGGGGTCTACAGCCGGGAGATGATTCTGCCTGTGGCGCGGGCGATGAGGGAGATAGGCTACAAGAGGGCTTTTGTGGTTCATGGCCGGAGCAGCGATGGCCTGCGGGGGATGGATGAGATCTCCACCCTTGGAAGGACAGATGTGGCGGAGCTGGACGGGGATGGCAGGATCAGGGAGTATGCCCTGAATGCCTGCGAGCTGGGCCTGAAGAGGGGGGACGAATCGGCCCTCCTCAACCTCGGGGATGTCGAAGAGGAGGCAGTAAGGCTCCTTCAGCTCCTGTCGGGCTTGGACAGGGAGGACAGAAGGGAGATTGTATGCCTGAATGCAGCGCCATTGCTCTGCATCGCCGGCCGCTCAGATGAGCTGCGAGAGGGGGTGGAGAGGGCGGGAGATATCATCGACAGCGGCCGGGCAGTGAAGAAGCTGATTGATTGGGTACGTGAGCAGAACAGCGATCCGGGTGAGAAGCTGGAGCGGCTGGAGAGGATGCTGGAGCTGGCCTATGCCTGA
- a CDS encoding alcohol dehydrogenase catalytic domain-containing protein, with amino-acid sequence MRAAVLKSPKNLMLLDLPEPSSPPGGALIRVEACAVCGTDIKMLDQGHRDLQYPRILGHEVVGRIEEIDPEAKAGCPSELKAGELVQLWPGIACGCCPACLQGADNRCQKMRIIGFSCDGGFAERLALPRQSLSCSINPLPEGADPVLFTLTEPLACCVNGQEQARLSEGESVLIWGGGPIGALHALLAELKGAEKILVAERLPGRIGEIRRNTSAQVIDLSPDDRDGDGRDLFREAERTILSETDGRGVDAILTATPEIKINQWQMSLLAPGGRICIFSGPRPGDDAEMLDLRSMHYLEQTITGSYGCSSRHNRLAARLLLSGQIKADWIITKRTDLPRIEEAFAHSSRRAGFKSVVCFA; translated from the coding sequence ATGAGGGCAGCAGTGCTGAAAAGCCCCAAGAACCTGATGCTATTGGATCTGCCTGAGCCCAGCTCCCCTCCGGGAGGGGCGCTGATAAGGGTCGAGGCCTGTGCTGTCTGTGGCACGGATATCAAGATGCTCGATCAGGGGCACAGAGATCTGCAGTACCCCCGCATCCTGGGGCATGAGGTTGTGGGCCGGATAGAAGAGATCGATCCTGAGGCAAAGGCCGGCTGCCCCTCAGAGCTCAAGGCGGGCGAGCTGGTGCAGCTCTGGCCGGGGATCGCCTGCGGATGCTGCCCTGCCTGTCTGCAGGGGGCGGACAACCGCTGCCAGAAGATGAGGATAATCGGCTTTAGCTGCGACGGCGGATTTGCCGAACGCCTGGCCCTCCCCAGGCAGAGCCTCTCCTGCTCAATCAATCCCCTCCCCGAGGGGGCAGACCCTGTCCTCTTCACACTGACCGAACCTCTGGCCTGCTGCGTCAACGGCCAGGAGCAGGCCAGGCTCAGTGAGGGAGAGAGCGTTCTCATCTGGGGTGGCGGGCCCATTGGTGCTCTTCATGCCCTGCTGGCGGAATTGAAAGGGGCGGAGAAGATCCTGGTAGCAGAGAGGCTGCCCGGCCGGATCGGGGAGATCAGGAGGAATACCTCTGCCCAGGTGATTGACCTATCCCCAGACGACAGGGATGGGGATGGACGGGATCTCTTCAGGGAGGCGGAAAGAACTATTCTGAGCGAGACCGATGGCAGAGGAGTGGATGCTATCCTGACTGCCACCCCGGAGATTAAGATCAACCAATGGCAGATGAGTCTGCTCGCCCCCGGAGGGAGGATCTGCATATTCTCCGGTCCCCGGCCAGGAGATGATGCAGAGATGCTTGACCTGCGCTCGATGCATTACCTTGAGCAGACGATCACCGGCTCGTACGGCTGCAGCAGCAGGCATAACAGATTGGCTGCCCGCCTCCTGCTGTCCGGGCAGATAAAGGCAGACTGGATCATCACCAAGAGGACGGATCTGCCCCGGATCGAGGAGGCATTTGCGCATTCCTCCCGGCGAGCGGGATTCAAGTCCGTGGTTTGTTTTGCCTGA
- the pscS gene encoding O-phospho-L-seryl-tRNA:Cys-tRNA synthase has product MLENLERFTRLKRDIAQINVDPLQRGGILTPEARAALLEWGDGYSICDFCAGMLDRIRNPPVEEFVHSVLPEFLDTDEVRVTHGAREGKFAAMHSLCQKGDFVVMDGNAHYTSVLAAERAGLEVEYVPPSKEPDYAISAEGYAQAIERAYERKGDVTLALLTYPDGNYGNLPDARAIADICHDYNVPLLLNGAYSIGRMPVRARELGADIIVGSGHKSMAASGPVGVLGASEEYARIIFKPSATKKNKEVELLGCTVRGAPLITLMASFPAVVERVGRWQKEVENARWFSEEMEKMDLVQMGDRPHNHDLMFFLAERLYQISQTAKGGRYFLYREMKERGVCGIKPGLTRQFKLSTYGLARPELERVINAFSEIIQSHEKDEKGDKGEKREKKREKGKRS; this is encoded by the coding sequence ATGCTTGAAAATCTAGAGAGGTTCACCAGGCTTAAGAGGGATATCGCCCAGATAAATGTCGATCCCCTGCAGAGAGGGGGGATATTGACCCCCGAGGCAAGGGCCGCGTTGCTGGAATGGGGCGACGGCTACTCCATCTGCGACTTCTGTGCCGGGATGCTGGATCGCATCAGGAATCCTCCGGTGGAGGAGTTTGTGCACAGCGTCCTTCCGGAATTCCTGGACACAGACGAGGTTAGGGTCACCCATGGCGCGCGGGAGGGGAAGTTCGCTGCCATGCACAGCCTCTGCCAGAAGGGGGATTTCGTGGTGATGGATGGCAATGCCCACTACACCTCAGTTCTGGCAGCGGAGCGGGCAGGGCTCGAAGTGGAGTATGTGCCGCCCAGCAAGGAGCCTGATTATGCCATCAGCGCGGAGGGATATGCCCAGGCCATAGAGAGGGCCTATGAGCGGAAGGGGGATGTGACACTGGCCCTGCTGACCTACCCCGATGGCAACTATGGCAACCTGCCCGATGCGCGAGCAATCGCCGATATCTGCCATGATTATAATGTGCCACTGCTCCTGAACGGCGCCTACTCCATCGGCAGGATGCCGGTCAGAGCCCGCGAGCTAGGGGCGGACATCATCGTGGGCAGCGGCCACAAGTCCATGGCCGCCAGCGGTCCGGTGGGGGTCCTGGGGGCCTCAGAAGAGTACGCCCGGATCATATTCAAGCCCTCTGCCACCAAGAAGAACAAGGAGGTAGAGCTCTTGGGCTGCACAGTCAGGGGAGCGCCCCTCATAACCCTGATGGCCTCATTCCCGGCGGTGGTGGAGAGGGTGGGCCGCTGGCAAAAGGAGGTGGAGAATGCCCGCTGGTTCTCTGAAGAGATGGAGAAGATGGATCTGGTGCAGATGGGGGACCGCCCGCATAACCATGATCTGATGTTCTTTTTGGCTGAGAGGCTCTATCAGATATCCCAAACCGCCAAAGGAGGCCGTTATTTCCTCTACCGGGAGATGAAAGAGAGGGGAGTGTGCGGAATCAAGCCCGGTCTCACCCGCCAGTTCAAGCTGAGCACCTACGGACTGGCCCGCCCGGAGCTGGAGAGGGTCATAAATGCATTCTCTGAGATCATCCAGTCCCATGAAAAGGATGAGAAAGGAGACAAAGGAGAGAAGAGAGAAAAGAAGAGAGAAAAAGGGAAGAGAAGCTGA
- the cobT gene encoding nicotinate mononucleotide-dependent phosphoribosyltransferase CobT, with product MPEWIYSDFGPLPRRPLFLCIISNTDTGKIPGLSAAGTTPELTDYTPGADAELVETNKIITMPELPEAPGGSPTPAVVTKAALNLTGIGSLFIASGLRKKPAIPYIELGGEPGGDIREQRGVRDPQGIFERGRRLGGKLAALSDCILIGESIAGGTTTALAVLRALGYRENVSSSFSSNPIGLKEQVAAEAMARAGASPGSLKDDPMEAIKELGDPMMPCALGLMSGLSGSRSGCRVVLAGGTQMAAVLALGKALGLEGDVSIATTKYIMEDRSASFRQIVEAAGRPYHYVDPGLERSKVPGLQVYAQGYVKEGVGMGGASLLAGLYGFSQEQLVSESDRVLMTVELPKKQV from the coding sequence ATGCCAGAATGGATCTACTCCGATTTCGGGCCGCTGCCCAGGCGGCCTTTATTCCTCTGCATCATATCGAATACGGACACCGGCAAGATACCCGGCCTCTCTGCGGCTGGAACCACACCCGAGCTGACCGACTACACCCCGGGCGCTGATGCTGAGCTGGTGGAGACCAATAAGATCATCACCATGCCCGAGCTGCCCGAGGCTCCCGGCGGCTCGCCCACCCCGGCAGTGGTAACCAAGGCCGCCCTGAACCTTACGGGCATCGGCTCCCTTTTCATCGCCTCAGGATTGCGAAAGAAGCCTGCCATCCCTTATATCGAGCTGGGAGGAGAGCCGGGTGGCGACATCCGAGAGCAGAGGGGGGTCAGAGATCCTCAGGGGATATTTGAGAGGGGCAGACGGCTGGGAGGCAAGCTTGCTGCGCTCTCAGACTGCATTCTAATCGGGGAGTCAATAGCAGGCGGCACAACCACTGCTCTTGCTGTCCTGAGGGCCCTCGGCTACAGAGAAAACGTAAGCAGCAGCTTTTCCTCCAATCCGATAGGGCTGAAGGAGCAGGTGGCAGCAGAGGCGATGGCCAGGGCGGGAGCGTCTCCGGGCAGCCTGAAGGATGATCCAATGGAGGCGATAAAAGAATTGGGAGATCCTATGATGCCCTGCGCCCTGGGGTTGATGAGCGGCCTGTCCGGCAGCAGATCCGGCTGCAGAGTGGTGCTGGCGGGAGGAACACAGATGGCTGCAGTACTGGCATTGGGAAAGGCCCTGGGCCTTGAGGGGGATGTATCCATAGCCACTACGAAGTACATCATGGAGGACAGGAGCGCCAGCTTCCGGCAGATAGTGGAGGCTGCGGGCAGGCCATATCACTATGTCGATCCAGGCCTGGAGAGATCGAAGGTTCCCGGGCTGCAGGTCTATGCCCAGGGCTACGTCAAGGAGGGAGTGGGCATGGGCGGAGCCAGCCTTCTGGCCGGTTTATATGGATTCTCTCAAGAGCAGCTGGTCAGCGAGAGCGATCGGGTACTGATGACAGTCGAGCTTCCCAAAAAGCAGGTCTAA